Proteins found in one Labrus bergylta chromosome 8, fLabBer1.1, whole genome shotgun sequence genomic segment:
- the eva1ba gene encoding eva-1 homolog Ba — MDVKKKEMDLLSNSIAAYAHIKANPESFGLYFVLGVCFGLVLTLCLLVIRISCKPRTNIAPSTPEKKKLKDISQEDEESDDDDDDDIRDDVEVPLTLPSTEIPVGNHTSQIDGSLSVNVFTSAEELERAQRLEERERIIREIWRNGQPDILGTGTGTIGRVHYY; from the exons ATGgatgtgaagaaaaaagaaatggacCTCCTGAGCAACAGCATAGCTGCATATGCACACATCAAAG CTAACCCAGAGAGCTTTGGCCTGTACTTTGTGCTCGGAGTGTGTTTCGGCCTGGTGCTCacgctctgcctcctggtcatCCGCATCTCCTGCAAGCCGCGGACAAACATCGCCCCTTCCAcgcctgagaaaaaaaagttaaaggacATCAGtcaggaggacgaggagagtgacgatgatgacgacgatgacATTCGGGACGATGTCGAGGTTCCTTTAACCTTGCCCAGCACAGAAATCCCGGTTGGTAATCATACCAGCCAAATAGACGGGTCGCTGAGTGTGAACGTATTTACCTCAGCTGAGGAGCTGGAGCGGGCACAGCGACTGGAGGAGAGGGAACGAATCATACGTGAGATCTGGAGGAACGGCCAGCCTGACATACTAGGGACGGGGACAGGGACTATTGGAAGAGTGCATTACTACTAA